A single genomic interval of Arthrobacter methylotrophus harbors:
- a CDS encoding helix-turn-helix domain-containing protein, with protein sequence MDSSTGRATVPALSGDPGESLRSLIRAARSGGLQGVIAGLHRALGADTALFDLNGNTLAAAPARTLWDYAQVLEASKPSSLPVGVAASRVYVDNEPVAILAANTGNDPQRLVDAGVDLVTLEIGRLRARQEGKRELTQHFIDDLIHGRVSEGEGNSRLRGIGFDPRQQYRVLLGQSQTRRERLLSVPWNIHTLLSNQSEPFVRVVVEGRIFMLVPSDPMVDHIAKSLLHHMSEIGSMASVGVSSTHVGAAGIRAGYFEALAAAEAGPGLQHPGAVDLGHLLILTNTQVPVRDIAASTLKPLLDYDTSHGSELVRTLRIFLTADRSFASTAEELFIHRNTLRYRLRQIKELLGHEITATRQISNLWLVLKALEEVPGD encoded by the coding sequence ATGGACAGTTCCACCGGTAGGGCGACCGTTCCAGCCTTGAGCGGCGACCCCGGGGAGAGCCTGCGGTCCCTCATCCGGGCAGCGCGAAGCGGCGGCCTCCAGGGGGTCATCGCCGGGCTTCACCGCGCGTTGGGTGCCGACACCGCGTTGTTTGACCTCAACGGCAATACCCTCGCCGCGGCACCAGCCAGGACCCTATGGGACTATGCCCAAGTCCTGGAGGCCAGCAAGCCCTCTTCCCTGCCGGTGGGTGTTGCCGCCAGCCGCGTCTATGTCGACAACGAACCGGTCGCCATCCTGGCCGCCAACACCGGCAACGACCCGCAGCGGCTTGTTGATGCGGGTGTTGATCTGGTGACGCTGGAGATCGGCCGGCTCCGGGCACGCCAGGAAGGAAAACGCGAACTCACCCAGCACTTCATCGATGACCTGATCCATGGCCGGGTCTCCGAAGGCGAGGGCAACAGCCGGCTGCGCGGCATCGGCTTTGACCCGCGGCAGCAGTACCGGGTCCTGCTGGGGCAGTCGCAAACCCGGCGCGAACGCCTGTTATCCGTCCCCTGGAACATTCATACGCTGTTGAGCAATCAGAGCGAGCCTTTTGTCCGGGTCGTGGTCGAGGGGCGCATCTTCATGCTTGTGCCAAGCGACCCCATGGTCGATCACATCGCCAAGTCCCTGCTGCACCATATGTCCGAGATAGGCTCCATGGCATCAGTTGGCGTCAGCTCGACCCATGTGGGGGCGGCAGGCATACGCGCGGGGTACTTCGAGGCACTCGCGGCCGCCGAAGCGGGGCCGGGCCTGCAGCATCCCGGCGCTGTCGATCTTGGCCATCTGCTGATCCTGACAAACACGCAGGTGCCGGTGCGTGATATCGCAGCCTCGACCCTCAAGCCGCTTCTGGACTACGACACGAGCCACGGCTCGGAGCTGGTGCGCACTCTTCGGATCTTCCTGACGGCAGACCGGTCGTTTGCCAGCACGGCAGAGGAGCTCTTCATCCACCGGAATACGCTGCGCTACCGACTGCGCCAGATCAAAGAGTTGTTGGGCCATGAGATCACCGCCACTAGACAGATCAGCAATCTATGGCTGGTGCTGAAGGCCTTGGAGGAGGTTCCCGGAGACTGA
- a CDS encoding acyl-CoA dehydrogenase family protein encodes MSRAFVQTKQSETEATPSIATPGSAEPGLAGPFSIQVPTEKDPRVRFELERLLSRAREIRPRLRAAQAQTETDGKYGTDIHEFFLEHGFYRMLQPQLFGGLELGVSAFYQVIAEVGRGCPSTAWCLSLSVGHSLTLGSYFDERAQREIFGENGYMICPASGNGRDMSVERVDGGWHVSGFWRYCSGAPYSTHFMATTYIPGERAGDPERRVWMILRRSDYEVLDDWGRVIGMRGSGSNSITATKAFVPDYCVSEEKWTASMSGPTPGSRLHDNPVYAGTFFGFAEGEVASTSVGLGYAAIDEFEKIIMKTRHPWIKDGSIRGDYEEWQRVLGMAISYVDGAQSILVNSSRLFEEYAARSVEGIEPFDESRSLRLNGVYFVVEELVYKAVELMLRNAGSQNTADGAPLQRYFRDILTTRTRTDQFEMFSVNTATAHLKA; translated from the coding sequence ATGTCACGAGCATTCGTGCAGACGAAACAGTCGGAAACCGAAGCCACGCCTTCAATTGCAACACCGGGCTCAGCCGAGCCCGGCCTGGCCGGACCGTTCAGTATCCAGGTGCCAACGGAGAAGGACCCGCGTGTAAGGTTCGAGCTTGAACGGCTCCTTAGCCGCGCCCGGGAAATCCGCCCGCGCCTGCGCGCGGCGCAGGCGCAGACCGAGACCGACGGCAAATACGGCACCGACATCCATGAATTCTTCCTGGAGCACGGCTTCTACCGCATGCTTCAGCCGCAACTGTTCGGGGGACTGGAGCTCGGGGTTTCGGCCTTCTATCAGGTGATTGCCGAAGTTGGCCGGGGCTGCCCTTCGACAGCTTGGTGCTTGTCATTGTCCGTGGGTCACTCCCTCACGCTGGGATCGTACTTCGACGAGCGCGCCCAGCGCGAGATCTTCGGCGAGAACGGCTACATGATCTGCCCGGCCAGCGGCAACGGTCGGGACATGTCCGTTGAACGCGTAGACGGCGGCTGGCACGTCAGCGGTTTCTGGCGGTACTGCTCCGGAGCGCCCTACTCCACGCACTTCATGGCAACGACCTACATCCCGGGCGAGCGTGCCGGGGATCCGGAGCGCCGCGTCTGGATGATCCTCCGGCGAAGCGACTACGAAGTCCTTGACGACTGGGGCCGCGTCATCGGCATGCGGGGATCCGGCTCCAACAGCATCACAGCGACGAAGGCATTCGTCCCCGACTACTGTGTCTCCGAGGAGAAATGGACCGCCTCGATGTCGGGTCCGACCCCCGGCTCCCGGTTGCACGACAACCCCGTCTACGCCGGGACGTTCTTCGGCTTCGCCGAAGGCGAGGTTGCCAGCACATCCGTAGGCCTGGGCTACGCGGCGATTGACGAGTTTGAAAAAATCATCATGAAGACCCGCCACCCGTGGATCAAAGACGGTTCCATCCGGGGAGACTACGAGGAATGGCAGCGCGTGCTCGGCATGGCAATCTCCTACGTCGACGGCGCCCAGTCCATTCTGGTGAACAGTTCGCGCCTGTTTGAAGAGTACGCCGCCCGATCCGTCGAAGGCATCGAGCCGTTCGACGAGTCCCGTTCCCTGCGGCTCAACGGCGTCTACTTCGTCGTCGAGGAACTCGTCTACAAAGCTGTCGAATTGATGTTGCGGAATGCGGGCTCCCAGAACACCGCCGACGGGGCGCCGCTGCAACGCTACTTCCGGGACATTCTCACCACGCGAACGCGGACCGACCAGTTTGAGATGTTCTCCGTCAACACAGCCACAGCCCATCTGAAGGCCTGA